GCAGACTGGCTGTGATGAGAAGAGAAGCCAGGGGTAAGAAAGAGAAGGACCCCTCTGAACTGTCATGACCCAGAGGTCACACACATGGTGTGATCAATTACCCAACCAACGCGTCAGCCTCCAGTACCCACCCACAGagtcagtctccagtatcaaccaCAGAGTCAGTCTCCAGTACCCAACCACAGagtcagtctccagtatcaaccaCAGAGTCAGTCTCCAGTACCCGCCCACAGAGTCAGCCTCTAGTACCCACCCACAGAGTCAGTCTCCAGTACCCACCCACAGAGTCAGTCTCCAGTACCCACCCACAGAGTCAGTCTCCAGTACCCACCCGCAGAGTCAGCCTCCAGTGCCCACCCACAGAGTCAGTCTCCAGTACCCACCCACAGAGTCAGTCTCCAGTACCCACCCACAGAGTCAGTCTACAGTACCCACCCAGAGTCAGCCTCCAGTACCCACACACAGagtcagtctccagtatcaaccacagagtcagtctccagtatcatccacagagtcagtctccagtatcaaccaTGGAGTCAGTCTACAGTATCAACCACAGagtcagtctccagtatcaaccacagagtcagtctccagtacccacacacagagtcagtctccagtatcaaccaCAGAGTCGGTCTCCAGTATCAACCACAGAGTCAGTCTACAGTATCAACCACAGTGTCAGCCTCCATTACCCACCCACAGAGTCAGTGTCCAGTACCCACACACAGagtcagtctccagtatcaaccacagagtcagtctccagtatcaaccaCAGAGTCAGTCTACAGTATCAACCACAGagtcagtctccagtatcaaccaCAGAGTCAGTCTCCAGTATCGACCACAGAGTCAGTCTACAGTATCAACCACAGagtcagtctccagtatcaaccaCAGAGTCCGTCTACAGTATCAACCACCATGTCAGCCTCCAGTACCCACACACAAAGTCAGTCTACAGTATACACCACCATGTCAGCCTCCAGTACCAACCACCATgtcagtctccagtatcaaccacagagtcagtctccagtatcaaccaCCATGTCAGCCTCCAGTACCAACCACCATGTCAGCCTCCAGTACCAACCACCATGTCAGCCTCCAGTACCCACCACCATGTCAGCCTCCAGTACCCACCACCATGTCAGCCTCCAGTACCAACCACCATGTCAGCCTCCAGTACCCACCACCATGTCAGCCTCCAGTACCCACCACCATGTCAGCCTCCAGTACCCAACCACCATGTCAGCCTCCAGTACCAACCACCATGTCAGCCTCCAGTACCCACCACCATGTTAGCCTCCAGTACCAACCACCATGTCAGCCTCCAGTACCAACCACCATGTCAGCCTCCTCCTAACCCCAGTATCCAACCACCATGTCAGCCTCCAGTACCCACCACCATGTCAGCCTCCAGTACCAACCACCATGTCAGCCTCCAGTACCAACCACCATGTCAGCCTCCTCCTAACCCCAGTATCCAACCACCATGTCAGCCTCCAGTACCAACCACCATGTCAGCCTCCAGTACCCAACCACCATGTCAGCCTCCAGTATCCAACTACCATGTCAGCCTCCAGTACCCAACCACCATGTCAGCCTCCTCCTAACCCCAGTATCCAACCATCATGTCAGCCTCCTCCTAACCCCAGTATCCAACCACCATGTCAGCCTCCTCCTAACCCCAGTATCCAACCACCATGTCAGCCTCGTCCTATATATAGGCTAATATAACTGACATATATAGGCTGACATAACTGACATATATAGGCTGATATAACTGACATATATAGGCTGACATAACTGACATATATAGGCTGATATTACTGACATATATAGGCTGATATAACTGACATATATAGGGTAATATAACTGACATATATAGGCTGACATAACTGACATATATAGGCTGACATAACTGACATATATAGGCTGATATAACTGACATATATAGGCTGACATAACTGACATATATAGGCTGATCTGACTGACATATATAGGCTGACATTAATGACATATATAGGCTGATATAACTGACATATATAGGCTGATCTGACTGACATTTATAGGCTGATCTGACACATATATATAGGCTGACATAACTGACCTAAATCAGGAGGTTTGCATATGCTGATATTAACTATGGGTAGTAGGAAGTTACAGCATCATTTTTAGTCACAATAAATGTGATATCACCATACtccacacccacccacctctactctcctcccttcttctctccctgttctcctccctccttctctccctgtcctcctccctcctctcctagtcctcctccctccttctctcttagttctcctccctcctctcctagttctcctccctcctctccctgttctcctcccttcttctctccctgttctcctccctcccctcctagttctcctccctccttctttccctgtcctcctccctccttctctcctagttctcctccctcctctccctgttctcctccctcctctccctgttctcctccctcctctccctgttctcttccctcctctcctagttctcctccatcctctcctagttctcctccctcctctccctgttctcctccctcctctccctgttctcctccctcctctccctgttctcctccctcctctccctgttctcctccctcctctcctagttctcctccctcctctcctagttctcctccctcctctccctgttctcctccctcctctccctgttctcctccctcctctccctgttctcttccctcctctcctagttctcctccctcctctcctagttctcctccctcctctcctagttctcctccctcctctccctgttctcctccctcctctcctagttctcctccctcctctcctagttctcctccctcctctcctagttctcctccctcctctccctgttctcctccctcctctcctagttctcctccctcctctcctagttctcctccctcctctcctagttctcctccctcctctcctagttctcctccctcctctcctagttctcctccctcctctccctgttctcctccctcctctcctagttctcctccctcctctcctagttctcctccctcctctcctagttctcctccctcctctcctagttctcctccctcctctgtctgctcCAGTTGGCTCTCAGATCCAGAGTCCAGACAAGTCACACCACGTTGTCTTCACCACTTGCTCCTCAGCTATTAGTCTTCTTCAACATATTCAACCTCAAGCTAACCtgtaaagaggaagagaaagtacTGATTGGATATCAAAGTAGTCATGAatgtactatataggtaatatTGACTTacctaaaaaaaaacatgtgtttATTGTTGAATACTACATTTTACATCAAGTATTTTGTATGAAAAAGTAGGATCTGATTGTCTTGGTGTAACGTTGAAAACTGTCTTTCAATGTTTAACCTAATAACTGCTAAATGCAGaccaataggacctgacctatggTTCACGGTGTTCTCAAACACCATATTATGTTGAGTAATAGAAACTTCTGGCAACATCTGGTACTGTTATACATCTGGCAACATCTGGTACTGTTAAACATCTGGTAACATCTGGTACTGTTATACATCTGGCAACATCTGGTACTGTTATACATCTGGTAACATCTGGTACTGTTATACATCTGGCAACATCTGGTAACATCTGGTACTGTTATACATCTGGCAACATCTGGTAACATCTGGTACTGTTATACATCTGGCAACATCTGGTACTGTTATACATCTGGCAACATCTGGTACTGTTATACATCTGGCAACATCTGGTACTGTTATTCAGAGATTACCACCTGAACTCTATACTATTCCATACTGGCATCATCAATTCAATAAAAGAATCCCCCAAAATCAGAATTCCATAATGTGGTttgggattattattattatgtccaCCTCATTCCTGATAGAAAGCTTCCCTTTGACTACAAAATATTTAAAAGCAGACAAAGGTACAGTGATGGTATAACAGCTGTGGGAAATTCAATTATCTCTTGTAGCAGAAAGCCATACACAAAATAAATCGTGTTTTTTTTCCAGCAAATCATTTATTTTCAGAAATTGAATTGGAACAAAATTACTTAACAGAACTACAGATTGTTTTGATTACACACATTAACACCTGTCACAGCAGTCCTAGAGAGATGGAACTACCTCTTAGATATCATAACAATTCATTAACACCTGTTTACAACAGTCCTAGAGAGATGGAACTACCTCTTAGATATCATAACAATTCATTAACACCTGTTTACAACAGTCCTAGAGAGATGGAACTACCTCTTAGATATCATAACAATTCATTAACACCTGTTTACAACAGTCCTAGAGAGATGGAACTACCTCTTAGATATCATAACAATTCATTAACACCTGTTTACAACAGTCCTAGAGAGATGGAACTACCTCTTAGATATCATAACAATTCATTAACACCTGTTTACAACAGTCCTAGAGAGATGGAACTACCTCTTAAATATCATAAGATTCATTAACATCTGTTTACAACAGTCCTAGAGAGATGGAACTACCTCTTAGATCAATTTAGCCAGAGacgaaaaacaaacaaacaaaacaaacgagTCATAACTGGATAACTTCGTAACCAAAGGCAGAAGGTTGTTCAAGCTGTCTCAAACATCTTCCTGTCTGGAACTCCAGGAACATCTACTCCTTATGAGTCTCAAACATCTTCCTGTCTGGAACTCCAGGAACATCTACTCCTTATGAGTCTCAAACATCTTCCTGTCTGGAACTCCAGGAACATCTACTCCTTATGAGTCTCAAACATCTTCCTGTCTGGAACTCCAGGAACATCTACTCCTTAGCAGTCTCAAACATCTTCTTTCTGTCTGATTTGTCTTCGATGTTCTTACGCCAGTCTCCCACAGATTCTTTGTCCTTAGGTGGGAAGAGAAGCAGATCAAATATATTAGTCTACAGTTTGTTGTGTTGGATCCATGTATGTTTGTTTCTATGTGCATTTGAGTAATACAACAATTAATCCCAAATAAAAAAACAACGACTCAGAATCATCCACATTAGAGTGCTGGGGTGAAATACAGTGTTTACACTATAGCAGTAGTTTCACCACTTGTTAATGTATCAGATGACACTCACATTATTTGTAATATACCATTTAGTGTCAGTAGTGGGATCCTCTTGAACTCTCATACAACGAACTCAACTGATATTAAGTTTggaattagtatttggaagcaaATCTACCTCTTCCTTGACCTCCTTCTTGACTTGTTTCAGGTTGGCCCTCAGATCCATGGACACCTTGTGTTTGGAGCCCAGCAGAGCCTGGAGCATAGCATCAGCAGACATGCGGACTTTCTTCAGGACGGGCTTCTTGAACTTACCCTTCAGGTCCTGTACTTTAATCTGCAGATCCTCAAtctgaacagagagagacggagacagagagacagagacagagagacagagacagagagagagagacagagagaaacagagagagagaaacagatagacagagagagagacagagagacagactaaaCACACTACACGCACACCACATATCAGATATAACCCCACCTCTTTATCATTACAGATCAGATATAACCCCACCTCTTTATCAATACAGATCAGATATAACCCCACCTCATTGTCATTACAGTATATCAGATATAACCCCACCTTTTTATCATTACAGATCAGCTATAACACCACCTCTTTATCATTACAGATCAGATATAACCCTACCTCTTTATCATTACAGATCAGATATAACCCCACCTCTTTATCAATACAGATCAGATATAACCCCACCTTTTTATCATTACAGATCAGCTATAACACCACCTCTTTATCATTACAGATCAGATATAACCCTACCTCTTTATCATTACAGATCAGATATAACCCCACCTCTTTATCATTACAGCATATCAGATATAACCCCACCTCTTTATCATTACAGATCAGATATAACCCCACCTATTTAACAATACAGATCAGATATAACCCCACCTCTTTATCATTACAGATCAGATATAACCCCACCTCTTTATCATTACAGATCAGATATAACCCCACCTCTTTATCATTACAGATCAGATATAACCCCACCTCTTTATCATTACAGATCAGATATAACCCCACCTCTTTATCATTACAGCATATCAGATATAACCCCACCTCTTTATCATTACAGCATATAAGATATAACCCCACCTCTTTATCATTACAGATCAGATATAACCCCACCTCTTTATCAATACAGTATATCAGATATAACCCCACCTCTTTATCATTACAGTATATCAGATATGACCCCACCTCTTTATCATTACAGATCAGATATAACCCCACCTCTTTATCATTACAGATCAGATATAACCCCACCTCTTTATCATTACAGTATATCAGATATAACCCCACCTCTTTATCATTACAGCATATCAGATATAACCCCACCTCTTTGTCACTTTTGCCAACTTTGCTGCCCAGGTCGTATCTCTCCTCATCTATCACATCAATCTTCTGATGCATCTTCTTACACAGGTCCTGTTCAGAGATAATCACAGCGACTCATAACACGAGACAGACAGCCAATGTGTTACAAACATTGTTGTTAAAAGGGGTATTAATAGTGTAAAATGCAATCTAATTGTACTGTTATATTGTGAAAGGAAACGATAACAACTACAACTGGCATTAACAcagacagcccaattctgatattttttttctaCTAATAGGTctattgaccaatcacatcaggtcttttcaaatcaaatatttttcagagctgattgGTCAACAGAACAATTAGTGAATAAAATGCTGAGACTTAGGCTGCCTGTCTCAACGCAGCCTATGTGATACCTGGAGTTCTGCAATGGATCCTGTGAGCTGCAGAGGAGTGATATTTTCATTCATGTACTGCTTCCTGTCCTCTAAAGACTGGGCTTCCTCTTCCGCTATCAGTTCCTGGGCGATCTGGAGCATCAGGCTCTGGGGGACAGCAACAACACAGcaaccttcttttttttttcacGTACTTGAAAGATGAATTATCTGAAGCATTTTACAGACATTTACATGACATTTATATTTCAATTAGAGTGTTGATCTAGTTACGgtagaaggtttgaatcctaagaaACCTGCCTAGCTGGAAGTACCATACCAACATAgttactgtagtaggtcaaagctgtgggctggaaaaccttggtagagcatgggtggaataggcattgcgGTGCTCATGTGAATCACTGTTTTTcagcttcagaccaatgcctattctcacttaaaacatagtttttttttgtttttaaaatagTCAAGTCTTACTAAGGGAAAGGCCTCAAAGCAGTGATTGTcttttatatttttgatttgttaatatAACATTTGTTATGAAAAAGTGGTTGGATTGTTTGTAAAAAATCGTACAAATCACAAGTGGTATTTTTGTCATAATGTTTAAGAGGTAAGAGATCTCTAAGCTGTTTATATAAGATCTCTGTTGAGTCACTAACTGGATAGAATCTTAGGGAGGTCATGAAGAAGTCATGGAAGTTGCCGTTGGTTACCTTCAGATGATGCTTGCGGCTCGATGACATCTTTTTCCTGTCAGAAAGAGTGAGTACAATTAATGTCATTCTCTTGTTGTTCAGGAACAGGTATGACCATTTTGTTGCATtttgtaaaataaatacatttctagATATATGCAAAAAAATATTCTGTAAACGTTTTCCTAATGTTGAAATCCACTTTTACTCACTCAGACATGATGTCTCTTTGGTCTTTTCACCGTTCTGAGGAAGAAGTAAAAACACTACAGTTAAATTATATTCTGCTGGTTTTTAACAGTGAATTCCATCCAATGAAAAACGACAAAGTTGTACGGCAGCCATGACACATAAACCAGTTCCAAGAAGGATCCCCTGTCACGTTCCTTGTTCCTTTACTTAACAACCAAATcagcaaatcaaatgtatttatacagcccttcgtacatcagctgatatctcaaagtgctgtacagaaacccagcctaaaagcccaaacagcaagcaatgcaggtgtaggaacacggtggctaggaaaaactccctagaaaggccaaaacctaggaagaaacctagagaggaaccaggctatgtggggtggccagtcctcttctggctgtgcagggtggagattagaaacctagagaggaaccaggctatgtggggtggccagtcctcttctggctgtgcagggtggagattagaaacctag
The sequence above is drawn from the Oncorhynchus kisutch isolate 150728-3 unplaced genomic scaffold, Okis_V2 scaffold2951, whole genome shotgun sequence genome and encodes:
- the LOC116371139 gene encoding troponin I, fast skeletal muscle-like produces the protein MSEKKMSSSRKHHLKSLMLQIAQELIAEEEAQSLEDRKQYMNENITPLQLTGSIAELQDLCKKMHQKIDVIDEERYDLGSKVGKSDKEIEDLQIKVQDLKGKFKKPVLKKVRMSADAMLQALLGSKHKVSMDLRANLKQVKKEVKEEDKESVGDWRKNIEDKSDRKKMFETAKE